One window from the genome of Nicotiana sylvestris chromosome 9, ASM39365v2, whole genome shotgun sequence encodes:
- the LOC104232271 gene encoding large ribosomal subunit protein eL37, whose product MGKGTGSFGKRRNKTHTLCVRCGRRSFHIQKSRCSACAYPAARLRKYNWSVKALRRKTTGTGRMRYLRNVPRRFKTNFREGTEATPRKKGAAVAS is encoded by the exons ATG ggAAAAGGAACGGGGAGTTTTGGGAAGAGGAGGAACAAGACACACACACTATGTGTGAGGTGTGGGCGTCGCAGTTTCCACATCCAGAAGAGCCGCTGCTCCGCTTGTGCCTACCCTGCTGCTCGCCTCAGAAAAT ATAACTGGAGCGTCAAGGCACTTAGAAGAAAGACCACTGGAACTGGTCGCATGAGGTATCTCCGCAATGTGCCCCGCAGGTTCAAGACTAACTTCAGAGAAG GTACCGAGGCAACTCCAAGGAAGAAGGGTGCTGCTGTAGCCTCTTAA